GAGCCCGGCCGGCGTGCGGCCGCGCGCCGGCACCGAGCCGATCAGCGGCATGGTGATCGAACCCGCAGCGTCGATGGCATAGGAGTTGGTCAGACCTTCCTGGCCGTAGACCACGACGCGGAGCTTGTCGCCCGGGCCGAGATGATAGGAGTTGTCGTAACCGGCAGGGCCACCCGGTGCGGCGGCATAAACCACCGGGGCGGCGACCGGCGCGGCATAGCCATACCCTGGAGAAGCGCTGGCGAAGGCGGAACGCAATGCGCTGATGGCACCGCCGCCTCCGTCGGCAACCGGAGCCGGTGCGTAGGCCGGGCCGTAGGTGACGGCATCGACACCTTGCGGGCCCAAACCTTGCGGGCCCATGGCAACCGGACCCGACGTGCTCATGCAGCCAGACAGCGCGAGCGCAGCCACAACGGCAGTGATCGGCAATCGTAACGCGCGTGCAACCGGCACCGGACCTATCCCTCAACGGCGAGACAGGCCCAGTCTTGCACCACTTATGGTTAACAAAGGGTTTTCGCGAACCAAGCAGGGAGCCGGAAAGC
This Bradyrhizobium sp. CCBAU 53421 DNA region includes the following protein-coding sequences:
- a CDS encoding polysaccharide biosynthesis/export family protein; the protein is MPVARALRLPITAVVAALALSGCMSTSGPVAMGPQGLGPQGVDAVTYGPAYAPAPVADGGGGAISALRSAFASASPGYGYAAPVAAPVVYAAAPGGPAGYDNSYHLGPGDKLRVVVYGQEGLTNSYAIDAAGSITMPLIGSVPARGRTPAGLAGEISARLRNGFIREPSVAVEIESYRPFFILGEVQAPGQYPYVPNMTVESAVAIAGGFSPRARRDSVTLTHTDASGAGRFVVPLGTPMSPGDTVFVGERWF